The genomic DNA CCTTTTCTAAAAGGTAAAGAATGATCAGAATTGTCTAGAAACAATGCTGTAGTCAGCAGTCTTTGGCCTGCAGCTTTTTCATATGCTTTATACAATAGCTGAAAGTCTGAGACGAGAGGAAAGGACTTCTTAAAGGTTTGCCCGTTCAATACAATGCTTTGCTCCATtagtcagtgttttgtctgaAGAGCCTGGTGTATATGCCGAATTCTGTGTGATGCAGACTcgtcctctgtgttgtcttttaAGCCTGGCCCCAAGTCTATGGGGATAGGATCAAAACTAATTACCAGAAACATATCAAGAAGTTTCCGCTATTGTGAATGTGAGGAGCTATCGCTGAAAAGACTATTGGATGAAAGATGCTAATCGCAGAATGTATACTGAATGAGTGATTGCATGTGTAAGATTTGTGCAGCTTCCACACCTCCCTTCCAGTTCTTTGAAAGCAGATAGTGTATCTAAGCAGCGTATAGAGGAATTTTAACGGCTGGATCTTCACCACAGATAAGATGTAGAAGGCCTTGCTGAGAAGATGTTGTAATTAAGAACTAGACTTCTCTTTTCTGTCGACTGCTCTGTTCTACAACACCTGTAATGCCCCTCATGCTCTGCGGCCGAGCTCTGCATGTGAACCCAGAAGTACTCATGGGTTAATACATGGGACTATTATAGATAATGGTAATACTAATGGTAGCACTAATGGTAATACATACAGTGAGAAAGAATCCAGCACCCTCACGTTTTCCATACAATTTGTCTTACAGACTTCATTCAAAATGGATCGtttttttaggggttttttttgccatcaGCCCACAGGAGCCCGTAATGACAAAGTGAAGACACATTTTTAGAAATTTTTGCAAatttcttaaaaatgaaaaactgaaatctcCCAATTTGAAAACTGATTAACAGTCAAATTAACTATAGATGCTCCATTAAGTCTCTGAGGCAAAAAGTGGCATAGAAACAAGGAGGTGTGAATACAGTGTGACTTGAGCGCagtagtaattttttttttgggggggggggtgtgaaaaATTAGTAGAGATACCCATGCTTAATGTGCTTGAGTGGTTTACAGTTGGAACGAATTATTTGCAAGCTGTAGCATTCGAAATGTTTTAGGATGTTTATGCATCATTATCAAACAGGATGTTTGCACTACACTTaagtgtttgtgcttgtctcACATACGCAgatatagtgtgtgtgcgtgtgtacgtgtgtctaaCTGTTACACAGCATACTTCCTGTACCTTAAACGAGAATGTGCCTTTCCTGTCTGCGATAAAGAAGAATAGCGcctgactgaagagagagacgCTCAGTCCTGCTCTCTACATCACAGATATCTGTCTCACAGCACTTCACTGTTACACCATACAGTTCTGACAAAGGCTCTCGCTACATCTCACCTCTGGGTAGGCGAAACATACTCATctgatttcagttttctttttttttaatttccttttctttctttttttttttttcttttttttttctttttttttttttagagctgcTGTGGTATCTTTTTGTGAATCGTAACGCATTAATAATCGAGTTTACCCGTAGCACTTCCCCTCGGCTTGGTATGATACAAAAGAACGTGATGCAAGAATATGTAATTAAGCTGAGAATACACTGAACTTTTTATGCATTGCAAAAGCGGTCGGGTGCTATAAATTGAACACGGTAGTAACGTTTAGTGACAGGGTACAAACTTCTTCcttggaaagagagacaggaagactCAGAACAATGAGGATGCCAGCAGCTGCGAAGTTGTGCCTCTGCTCACGTCCAAAATCATCGCCACACGGCAGTCGTTTGCTCGGTCCTCGGTAAAAATGTAGTGCTTTAAATTATGCCAATAATCAATagttctctcccttcttccttCCACTTTAGCGGAGCTGgacactgagcatgctcagaagGTGCTGGAGATGGAGCATGCCCAGCAGGTGAAGCTGAAAGAAAGGCAGAAGTACTTTGAAGAGGCTTTTCAGCAGGATATGGAGCAGTACCTCTCTACAGGCTACCTACAGATCGCAGACCGCAGGGGTGAGGCGCTCCGTTTCAAGTGCCTTTTCTTACTGTACTTAGCTCACAGATTGGTTGTCATTCTCTGTTACTTGCGCTGGTTTAACCTTTTCCTGTGGTTGCGAGCCAGTGTTCACAAATAACTGTCTATAGTTTATCGCTGTGTGGTCTAAGGCCCTGATTGGTTTCTAGCTAttaccttttttgttgttaagcCTTTTATTTggaaattctttttcttttttttttttattagcagCTAGTTTATTCCAAATTGTTGTGTAACTGAAAGCATGCTGTTTCCAACACCTGGGATGGAACTGATTTTAATACTCAGTCATCCACaagttcttctctcttttggaTCCAACATAAAACTTTCTTAAAAAACGGACAAATCCCTTCTAATTTCTAGCAGAGTAAGATGAGTTAAGGATATGCAGTAAATAACTTTGGGCTGtgcaaagaaaatgttttaaatagtAATGTTATTGACTGCAAAACCAGAAAGCCAAGGGCTGTAACACACCCTTCATTAATATTGAGTAGTTTGATTGCAGGGTTAAATGATAGATTATGGTGCTGAATGACAGGGGCTCTCTGAACAATGGCCTGCAGAGCTGCTGACCTTGTTGAATtgactttttcctctctcctctcttgtgCCTCTGTGCTGCCCTATTCTCCTGATGTTTGAGGTATGCTGCTGGTAGAactgtttcccctgttttttttttttttttacccagcaCTCTGCTTCCTCTTACCTCCTGATTTCCATAGCCCTCCGCCAAAACCTCTGCTCAAGACTGTTCATTCGTTcggtgtttgtgtgcatgtcagtGCATTATATCAAGTCAAGGTGTTTGAGTGGCAGTCTGAGATGTGAATAACGTGTCATGTATCAGGGCATCGTGCAGTTCGGAAACCGATTTAAATGAACGCTGTTTGTGAACGCTGCGCGTTCCCTCTTTGAAAACcttgaccctttttttttttggtttatgcTGGTCAGATCCAATAGGCAGCATGTCCTCTATGGAGGTGAACGTGGACATGCTGGAGCAGATGGATCTCACAGACGTTTCGGACCACGAGGCGCTCGACGTCTTCCTTAACTCCGGAGGGGAGGATAACAGCGCCGGCTCGCCCACGGCAGGTACGTCCGCCCGACACGCGCTTTCACCGCCGGCTTCGTTCGTCTCGTAACGGTTTCCTTCTCAGAAAACATCGTTTTATTCCCGCACTTCCAGCGGCAGTGCGCATCGAGTTGCATCAGCCCACATTTGTAGGTTTGAGCAAGACTCGCTCAAAAACTTCTGGTCtcagaatactttttttttttttttttttttcctgctgcttatatgttttgttttttttttacagcggCCTCAGGACTGGTAGAGTATGGATGTATTgattctcctccttttcctccacGCCTCTGCTCTAGGTCCAGAGGGAGCGTCCGCTCCAGCAGAGATGAGTCTGAAGGTACCCTCACAGGCTGACGCGCGGCACAACCTCACCTCCCTGTCCTCCACCTGCACTGACACGTTCAGCGGAGAGACCGAGGGGCCCGACGAGGAGGACCCCAGCGACGAGAGCGCAGGAGACTCACCCCTCGTCCAGTCAGACGAAGAGGAGGTGCAGGCTGACACTGCGCTCATGGTCCTTCCCGAAACGGAGGAGCTCCTCAAGAACTCCGACGACAGTGACACACTCGCCCACTagaggccccccccccctgcagGCAGAACAGGGTATAGCACAAGGCTAAAATTAGGATGATCAGTTTAAAGTCTAGGTCCTGTTGTAATGGACATGAATGGGCCAGAGTGGAGGAGCATGGCTTCTTTATAGCTGAGCGTGGAATCACAAGAATCGAGGTCAGCTTGGAATTCATGAGCACACTGATCGAGCGTTTCTTAAAGTCGGCTCGGAGCTCCGAGGAAGGTTcatgctgggtttttttcccttagcactgtgatttttttttttttttttttcctcttaactccttttgtttttctttcaagaaATCTAGTAATAGACATCAAGTATGCTACAATCCTCAATACTGTATGAAACTCTCTGTCGCATCAGAGTTACGGCTATAATAATAAaggtggttttttttccattgttgcTATTAACACAACAGAATTGTATGCTGTACATTTGTGAAGTTTGGCATTTTTGGATAGGACATGTCCGTTGTTGGAACTGACCAGATAATGAGGGTATGCTCACAGCTTTTGCTCACTGGATACTGTTTCACTCATTTGGAGGTTAAACAAGAGCAGAGGTTTTGATAATTCTGTGTAGCTTCGGAATAAAAACGGCTCTTTTTGACCATCTGTGTTTCTTAAAATTTACAGGCTGTTAATTCCGCAAGCTGTTGTGTTGAAAACTAAAGGCCCAAGGGAAAAGTTATAAAAGAGAGGATAGCAGATTGAGCGGCATTCATTTACGGAGATAAAAGAACTCCTCCTAGCTGCCGTGTGTCTTGATAGTGGTCAATGACCTGTAAGACCGACATGTGGCCACCGCTGGCCCTCAACTCAAGAGGAGTCTGTTAATCTCTTACCACAAGACTATATATGATGTTATTTGGCTTGACACTGTTAAATTTGCTTTAACACAGGGGGTTATGAAACCAGAGCCTAGGGCCAGTGCAGTGTGGCTCTATGCCTTTGACTTTAGGAGCACATAAAGCACAGGCAAATGATTATCATTATGGAATGATTGACAGgtaatttgtttattatttaaactCAAAAGTAAActtcaaaagtttaaaaataaacaaaacaaaacaaaaaacacaagtaaCCAATAGGTCTCCTATTTTAAGGAGCACTGAAACCAAGTGCTTATAAATAAGTAAGACAAGCAAGGATTActgtagaaaacaaacaggtcatcaaaaaacattttaaggcCATGAAACAACCACATTTTGGGAACATTTAATATTGTGCTGATTGGATATTTCTAACACAAGAAAGTCATTTGGAGAGAAGAGGGGCTATTACTAAGTCTTGATTGGAGGGTGTTACAGTAAGTGCAACATTGGGAGCTACTACAACAAGGTTTACTTGGTAGAACAACATTTTCCCTTCCTTgcaaaaagctaaaaaaaagctaaaaaaaaaaaaaaaacccaaaaaaacgaaaaacaagaACTACCAGGGTTTTTACCACTATGCCATACTTCCTCGATGATTTAagcagcacttttttttttcttatattacAAGAGCAACCCTGTGAACATCAAACTCAAACAGATGAAGAAACAGAGGGGGGAAGTAAGGCGTGTTCTTCATCTTGGCTTTTTCCTCCAAAACCACCATACGCCCTCACTCAGAGGCTCAATGTTCTTTGCAAGTGAAAATaatttttctctgcttttttttttttttttaaattttgggaTATTTTCATTAGAGGATCTATTCATAAATATTCTATGTAAACTAACAGCAAAACGTAAAAGCTGATACTAGATTGAAAGATAAGACTTTATCTTGGGGAGAGAACTTCTATCAATAGTATTCATAGAGCCAAATGGATTtatagcatacaaaaaaagagagtgtgtgtgtgtttttattttttatttatttatttagtttttacaATTATTATCATACTATCAACCAATCTCTTCAAACTCCCAGGtacaaaagtattttttttcctcaatggaaaaaaaaaaaatctccaaaaaaATAGCTTAGTTCAgacatcaattttttttttttccaaggccTCAACCTGTGCTTTGTGAGTGAATGAGCTGCTCTGAATGCAGAGACAAGGCTTTTGGATTgagcctgagagaaagaggcaaagaAGCTTATGGAGGAGAGTGAATCTACAGCACcagttaaacacaaacagtacGTACAGAATTAGGATatattgatatttatttatatgttttgtaTCTATACTCAAATTAATGCtaaaacaatccaaaaacaCTAATCTAAAACCAGAACAGTTTACCTCTGAGCTAGTGCAAAAAAGAGTTCATGTTTAGAGGAGCAAAAATTCCCCTAAACGTTCTCCATACTAAACGTGGctttaacgtgtgtgtgtataaggggggggggggggggggggggtgtggatgGTCAGGAACGTGCTGTGGTTTTCGTCGAGGGGCGGGCGAGGGAGACCTGGGCTGAACTCCTGTTCCTGGGGCTGCGCTTTGCTGGTGTCTTAACGGCGGGGTTCACAGCTCTGCGCTTCTCGCCGCTCCTCTCAGACACTTTCCCGCATACCTGATTGACCAGGCTGTTCATTTGCTCCTGTCGCAACACAACGCCAGCAAAATTACACCTCCTTCAATAAAACAATGATCTgctaaaaaatatatacatacacatacaaatatatatatatgtgtgtgtgtgtgtatgtatgtatgtatacatagtCATGGTTGGTGCAGCTGATTACCGCAGTATAGCGAAACATCATCTTTAAGCCTCGCGAGGACCTGCGTCTCTGGATGTAACGTAGCGCACATTCCAGACAGAAGACTACGTTATCGTTTTCATGAACCACCTGTGGGAGAACAGACAGGAGTGGTCCGTCACTGGAGAGGCTGTGTTTTAGAGTTTACTAAAAGGGTAAAACACTCGTTTGGCCTCGTTTTACTAATGGAGCGCATCGTCACTATGCTGTTATGCTTCTGTGGATCCCCTTTTAACGGTTCAGCGACTATCTCGGGTGGCATCTCACGTTTGAAATTaacgttcattttttttagcGGTAGTGTGACAGAGACGACGGGAGACCCACCATGGAGAGGTAGCAGAGGTGTTGGCACACCTGGCAGCGTCTGTCGGAGGTGTCCTCTGTCACACGAGGGcgctgttgtttctttttctcgcCTGGAGAGTGGCTCTCTGAGTCTGAGCCGTATCTGGCAGACAATCGTAGCCCGGCCTTGTGCAAGCTCCGTCGCTGGCTTATCTCCGTGTCCCTGTCAGACGAGAGACACTTTGGCATTTCAGACGccctaaaacacaaaaatctaTTTGGGTTTTTCCAAGTGCGTTATCTCTCCTTTACATCCTCACAATCTGCGTGAGGTCCTTAAAATGATCCTTAAAAATTGTGTGGgatatttaaaatgatctcttaAGCTCACGTCAGTGTAATAAAGGTGGATTTACTACCTGAGGTCTTTGATCAGTGTGGAGACAGCACTTAGAAGATGACTGTTTTCACGTTTGCACTCGGACATAGCGATCTGGTACAGCAGCCTGTCGGTGGAGAAAGGCTCCTTTATGTGTCGACTTTTCAGGTCCTGCACGGCAGACATGACAAGCGAATGAgaaatgttgagagagagagagagagacgcagtaAAAATATTTGGCAACCACTGATCCACTGTCCGCTGGAATGAGACAGCTGGAAACGCTTCGGTCGTAtcgtgttttctctctgtctctttctgacacgcaaccacacacaccacagccaaGCATTCATTGTGgatgatagtaataataataattcttctTTGAGGATTTGTACGGGAAAAGCTTGACATAATGTGAGGGGTCACCCTCTCTGAAGTGAGGCCCTCACCTTAGCAGCTTCATAGCCCAGTCTCAGCCACTGGGGGGTGGCAAAGTGCACTGTCTCTGATACACTGTACCCGCAGCACACCTTGGACACAAAGGTCCCTGGAAAACAAATCATAAACTGGCCACTCTGCTGAACAGTGCGGTAAACTGTGACCCCTGCTTGACGGAGCACCTCTGGAGAgacctattaaaaaaaaaaaaagttggttaaaataaaagaacagtaTGGGACAAGCTAAGCACTTCAGGAAATGCACCAACTTCTTGTATATTAGGTGTTCCAGTATTTCAATAAAATGTTCAATAAAAATTTGAAATGTGTAAAAAGTGTGTATACACATAGTAAGTGCTACAGTaaatgttggggttttttttctcaccataATGTTCCTCTCCAACATCTCAAGTCCTGGGGTTCCATTGGcctgcagcagtgtgtgaactACTTTATCAAGTTTTGTCTTCTCCTCAGATGGAATACAGTACCTGTCAGGAGACAGTGAACAGGATTTTCCCAACATTTCCAACAAGAATCTTCACTATGTTCCCTACAACATCACTCAAAAAGATagcatcatacacacacatcctttaCTTGTTCATGAATTCCATAAATTACTCGTCCATAAAGTACTATGTCATATCTCTTCTGCTaacagagacaattgtgatttgACAAATAttctaaacacaaaacaagaccaATACACTGAACTAACCATATGCAGTCAGCACCAGTGTGTAGGTAATCTATGTATGGAAGGCGGTTCTGGTCACAGGACCAGCATGAGGTAGAAAAGACCATGCCAATGTTCAGCCAGGGGATGGTCACTCCTGTTTTAAAGACCCaaccagagggagagattttttaaattttctgatttaaataaacagacacgCAATTCCACCACagtcataaataaacaaataaacaaatcaccaaataaaataatgttctAAACAGTCAAACGCTAAACACATCACATATTTATGAACCTGAGTTGAGCAAGGTTATTCTAAACTATTAATCATGCAGAACGGTAATACCAGAAGATCTATAATGTCCTTTAAACATGAAATCATGTGCTATGTACCATGGTGGCTTTTAGCTATGGAAACGCCTACATGTACTCCTCTGTTTGAGAAAATCAGTATAGTGAGAGACAACATACCTGGTACAGCGCCAAGATGACGCAGGATGGATCCTGAGTTATTGGAAAGGACAGTGAGATTCCATCCATGCCttaagcagagagaaaacaaaacacaacattctCAGCCTGTGTACAGAACACTACACTGCCTCAGAATATGTTTTATGACTATAGGGAAGGCAAATATGTAAAC from Chanos chanos chromosome 8, fChaCha1.1, whole genome shotgun sequence includes the following:
- the dtnbp1a gene encoding dysbindin-A isoform X1, with translation MFETFRERLQTVQQDFTTGFKTLSDKSKEAKVKKKQRKEEHLPQYSAGVELLSRYEDTWVNLHKRAKECAKAAETVDGEVVMLSAHWERRRGALLELQEQLQQIPAFLTDLETITSRTAQLEADFEEMESRLMYLENLCGQCDQQRFKHFQLLQLENYKKKKRKELEALKAELDTEHAQKVLEMEHAQQVKLKERQKYFEEAFQQDMEQYLSTGYLQIADRRDPIGSMSSMEVNVDMLEQMDLTDVSDHEALDVFLNSGGEDNSAGSPTAGPEGASAPAEMSLKVPSQADARHNLTSLSSTCTDTFSGETEGPDEEDPSDESAGDSPLVQSDEEEVQADTALMVLPETEELLKNSDDSDTLAH
- the dtnbp1a gene encoding dysbindin-A isoform X4, with the translated sequence MFETFRERLQTVQQDFTTGYEDTWVNLHKRAKECAKAAETVDGEVVMLSAHWERRRGALLELQEQLQQIPAFLTDLETITSRTAQLEADFEEMESRLMYLENLCGQCDQQRFKHFQLLQLENYKKKKRKELEALKAELDTEHAQKVLEMEHAQQVKLKERQKYFEEAFQQDMEQYLSTGYLQIADRRDPIGSMSSMEVNVDMLEQMDLTDVSDHEALDVFLNSGGEDNSAGSPTAGPEGASAPAEMSLKVPSQADARHNLTSLSSTCTDTFSGETEGPDEEDPSDESAGDSPLVQSDEEEVQADTALMVLPETEELLKNSDDSDTLAH
- the dtnbp1a gene encoding dysbindin-A isoform X3 → MFETFRERLQTVQQDFTTGFKTLSDKSKEAKVKKKQRYEDTWVNLHKRAKECAKAAETVDGEVVMLSAHWERRRGALLELQEQLQQIPAFLTDLETITSRTAQLEADFEEMESRLMYLENLCGQCDQQRFKHFQLLQLENYKKKKRKELEALKAELDTEHAQKVLEMEHAQQVKLKERQKYFEEAFQQDMEQYLSTGYLQIADRRDPIGSMSSMEVNVDMLEQMDLTDVSDHEALDVFLNSGGEDNSAGSPTAGPEGASAPAEMSLKVPSQADARHNLTSLSSTCTDTFSGETEGPDEEDPSDESAGDSPLVQSDEEEVQADTALMVLPETEELLKNSDDSDTLAH
- the dtnbp1a gene encoding dysbindin-A isoform X2 is translated as MFETFRERLQTVQQDFTTGFKTLSDKSKEAKVKKKQRKEEHLPQYSAGVELLSRYEDTWVNLHKRAKECAKAAETVDGEVVMLSAHWERRRGALLELQEQLQQIPAFLTDLETITSRTAQLEADFEEMESRLMYLENLCGQCDQQRFKHFQLLQLENYKKKKRKELEALKAELDTEHAQKVLEMEHAQQVKLKERQKYFEEAFQQDMEQYLSTGYLQIADRRDPIGSMSSMEVNVDMLEQMDLTDVSDHEALDVFLNSGGEDNSAGSPTAGTSARHGASAPAEMSLKVPSQADARHNLTSLSSTCTDTFSGETEGPDEEDPSDESAGDSPLVQSDEEEVQADTALMVLPETEELLKNSDDSDTLAH